The Xenopus laevis strain J_2021 chromosome 7S, Xenopus_laevis_v10.1, whole genome shotgun sequence genome includes a window with the following:
- the LOC108697924 gene encoding calcium homeostasis modulator protein 3, whose amino-acid sequence MERFKMIFQYFQSNSESVQNGICGILALASVKIYNILDFNCPCLPMFNMVYGMGIMFVPPIALFLCGLMVNKQSVLMIEEWRRPAGRRKKNLAIVKYMFSSVITRAMAAPVVWILTSLLDGNCFVCAFSGSVDPDQFPGFANGSSAEIQTLLYKVPCKEDIMIRDHPSRKAVSRYLKCWSQAIGWGILLLLVVMAFIARSLKPCFDQTAFLQTRYWSNYVDIEQKIFDETCCEHARDFAHKCILHFFHNMQNEMKVAHLTNKKAEDKEDHLHGITDHEQVNQLLKMWYRSKPPLCVNHATLRQHVKSKCNTENNDKQTDV is encoded by the exons ATGGAGCGGTTTAAAATGATATTCCAGTATTTCCAGTCTAACTCAGAATCAGTGCAGAATGGGATATGTGGAATCTTAGCCCTGGCTAGTGTTAAAATCTATAATATTCTGGATTTCAACTGCCCGTGCCTGCCAATGTTTAATATGGTCTATGGCATGGGAATTATGTTTGTCCCTCCGATAGCTCTTTTTCTTTGCGGTCTCATGGTAAACAAACAATCAGTGCTCATGATTGAAGAGTGGAGAAGACCAGCAGGCAGACGGAAAAAAAATCTGGCCATTGTAAA GTACATGTTCTCTTCAGTAATCACAAGAGCCATGGCTGCTCCTGTAGTCTGGATTCTTACTTCCCTCCTTGATGGAAACTGTTTTGTATGTGCCTTTAGCGGTTCAGTTGATCCTGACCAATTCCCTGGTTTTGCGAATGGCAGCTCTGCAGAAATACAGACGCTTCTCTACAAGGTTCCATGTAAAGAGGATATAATGATAAGGGACCACCCTTCTCGGAAAGCAGTGTCCAGATACCTAAAATGCTGGTCACAG GCTATTGGATGGGGGATTCTGCTGCTTCTCGTTGTAATGGCTTTTATCGCCCGCTCCCTTAAGCCTTGCTTTGATCAGACGGCCTTTCTACAGACACGTTACTGGAGTAATTATGTAGACATAGAGCAGAAGATCTTTGATGAAACCTGTTGTGAGCACGCTCGAGACTTTGCCCACAAATGCATCCTCCATTTCTTTCATAACATGCAGAATGAGATGAAAGTAGCACATTTAACCAACAAGAAGGCAGAGGACAAAGAAGATCATCTGCATGGCATCACCGACCATGAACAGGTCAACCAGCTCTTAAAGATGTGGTATCGAAGCAAACCCCCACTCTGCGTAAATCATGCGACTCTACGACAGCACGTCAAGTCGAAATGTAACACAGAAAATAATGACAAACAGACTGATGTTTAG